In Catalinimonas alkaloidigena, a single genomic region encodes these proteins:
- a CDS encoding tetratricopeptide repeat protein: MNSLVVWTRLLCILCGLGSLSVRVQAQLVTKEAPVLARVEHLQTTSDHEAALRLLRDYLPTVSPQDTLQLTEVYHHIALSHWYLSQYYDALRYYEKAFALDRALNHRRNMALRLNNIGLVHWRLGQCDMAIENFTASARMAQAEHDERLLGVNYLNLGLLWKNQRDLPKAYAFNQQAIALLTRTHDDKNLANAFNNRGQTFKIEARYDSAEYYYRAAHRLRERLGDREGMATSLNNLSEIYFHTQRLPEAFDAVHYSLALSEEIHNHLRIKEALANLSEYHEQTGQLDSALYYHKAYEALSDSLHAQTQTSEVAFYQAHLGSELKELKIRDLQAAQASMQTRVWWGVAVLLGGLLAGVWVGRWRWRTVQRERRQAEQQLVQARQQLTAREQELKEYVITLSTQRSLIHSLEEALTQRRPAPEAVPVAEVDELLQRKILTDEDWELYKAKFQSIYPGFFSQLKLSKVAFTEAEVRYMVLFKLNLTSREMADLLGISPQSVRVSKLRLKKKLQRHQYDSVETFLEEALC; the protein is encoded by the coding sequence ATGAACTCTTTGGTAGTATGGACGCGCCTGTTGTGTATACTGTGTGGCCTGGGCAGCCTGTCGGTGCGGGTGCAGGCGCAACTGGTGACGAAAGAAGCGCCCGTGCTGGCGCGGGTCGAGCACCTACAAACCACCTCCGACCACGAAGCGGCCCTACGGTTGCTGAGGGACTACCTGCCAACCGTCTCACCCCAGGATACCTTGCAGCTGACCGAGGTTTATCACCACATCGCGCTGAGCCACTGGTACTTGAGTCAGTATTACGATGCCCTGCGCTATTACGAAAAAGCTTTTGCCCTGGACCGTGCCCTGAACCACCGCCGGAACATGGCGCTCCGGCTGAACAACATCGGTCTCGTGCACTGGCGACTCGGGCAGTGCGACATGGCCATCGAAAATTTCACGGCCTCGGCCCGGATGGCACAAGCCGAACACGACGAGCGGTTGCTGGGCGTCAACTACCTGAACCTGGGCCTGTTGTGGAAGAACCAGCGCGATCTGCCCAAGGCCTACGCCTTCAACCAACAGGCCATCGCCCTCCTGACCCGCACCCACGACGACAAAAACCTGGCAAATGCTTTCAACAACCGGGGGCAAACCTTCAAGATAGAAGCCCGCTACGACTCCGCCGAATACTACTACCGTGCGGCGCATCGCCTCCGGGAACGGCTGGGCGACCGGGAAGGCATGGCTACGTCGCTGAACAACCTGTCAGAAATCTACTTTCACACGCAACGTCTGCCCGAAGCCTTCGACGCGGTGCACTACAGCCTGGCGCTGAGCGAGGAAATCCATAACCACCTGCGCATCAAAGAGGCCCTTGCCAACCTGTCCGAGTACCACGAACAGACCGGGCAACTCGATTCGGCGCTGTACTACCATAAAGCCTACGAGGCACTCAGCGACAGCCTCCATGCGCAGACGCAAACCAGCGAGGTGGCATTTTACCAGGCGCATTTGGGATCGGAACTGAAAGAGTTGAAGATCCGCGATTTGCAGGCGGCACAGGCGTCGATGCAAACGCGGGTGTGGTGGGGCGTGGCCGTGCTGCTGGGTGGTCTGCTGGCAGGCGTTTGGGTCGGGCGCTGGCGGTGGCGAACGGTACAGCGCGAGCGCCGGCAGGCCGAGCAACAACTCGTGCAGGCCCGGCAGCAGCTCACCGCCCGGGAGCAGGAACTGAAAGAGTACGTCATTACGCTGTCGACGCAACGCTCCCTGATTCATTCGTTGGAGGAGGCGCTGACGCAACGTCGTCCCGCACCCGAAGCCGTGCCGGTTGCCGAAGTAGACGAGTTGTTGCAACGTAAAATTCTGACGGACGAAGACTGGGAACTCTACAAAGCCAAGTTCCAGAGCATCTACCCCGGTTTCTTTTCGCAATTGAAACTTTCGAAGGTCGCATTCACCGAAGCCGAAGTGCGCTACATGGTGCTGTTCAAGCTGAACCTGACAAGCCGCGAGATGGCCGATCTGCTGGGAATTTCGCCGCAGAGTGTGCGGGTGAGCAAGCTGCGGTTGAAGAAGAAACTCCAGCGACACCAGTACGATTCGGTCGAAACGTTTCTGGAAGAGGCACTTTGCTAA
- a CDS encoding stage II sporulation protein M translates to MREAAFIQTHVEKWRKFETLVNGQQSADPDLLANLFVEVSDDLAFAQTHFPNSKNTAYLNELAARVHQQIYRNRRERSNRLVQFWKTELPLLMAEARRPLLYSFLIFFLACVIGALSAANDATFARLILGDAYINMTLDNIEQGDPMGVYKQAGQTDMFFGITFNNIRVSFYAFAMGLLLSFGTGYMLFQNGVMLGAFQYFFYQKGLLLTSFLTIWIHGTLEISAIVIAGAAGLVMGNSILFPGTYPRGVSFRKGARKGVKIVVGLVPIFIVAGFLESFVTRLTDMPWPVKVAIIGGSASFILWYFVVYPYQLQKKHE, encoded by the coding sequence ATGCGCGAAGCCGCTTTTATCCAAACCCATGTCGAGAAGTGGCGTAAGTTTGAAACGCTCGTGAACGGACAGCAGTCGGCTGACCCGGATTTGCTGGCGAATCTGTTCGTCGAGGTAAGCGACGACCTGGCTTTTGCGCAAACGCACTTCCCCAACAGTAAAAATACGGCCTACCTGAACGAACTGGCGGCACGGGTGCATCAGCAGATTTACCGGAACCGCCGCGAGCGCAGCAACCGCCTGGTGCAGTTCTGGAAAACGGAACTCCCCCTCCTCATGGCCGAGGCACGCCGGCCCTTACTCTATTCCTTCCTCATCTTCTTTCTGGCCTGCGTCATCGGGGCACTGTCGGCTGCGAACGACGCCACCTTTGCGCGGCTGATCCTGGGCGATGCCTACATCAACATGACCCTGGACAACATTGAACAGGGCGATCCGATGGGTGTCTACAAACAGGCGGGCCAGACGGACATGTTTTTTGGCATTACCTTCAACAACATCCGGGTGTCGTTCTATGCCTTCGCGATGGGCCTGCTGCTTTCGTTCGGGACCGGCTACATGCTCTTTCAGAACGGCGTGATGCTCGGCGCGTTTCAGTATTTCTTTTACCAGAAGGGCCTGCTGCTGACTTCGTTCCTCACCATCTGGATTCACGGGACGCTCGAAATCTCGGCGATTGTGATTGCCGGGGCGGCCGGGTTGGTGATGGGCAACAGCATCTTGTTTCCCGGGACCTATCCGCGGGGCGTCTCGTTTCGGAAGGGTGCCCGCAAGGGCGTGAAGATCGTCGTCGGGCTGGTCCCGATTTTCATCGTGGCAGGTTTCCTGGAGTCGTTCGTTACCCGCCTGACCGACATGCCCTGGCCGGTGAAAGTGGCCATCATTGGCGGGTCGGCCAGCTTCATTTTGTGGTATTTTGTGGTCTATCCTTACCAATTACAGAAAAAGCATGAATAA
- a CDS encoding T9SS type A sorting domain-containing protein has product MIAQNGWAQPSSAVLRHIRGASVAYQAGVLGRLQAPHDSTRLMHRNTVGQATLSRTAAPGLFPQALPDDWRLDTYYAPRTQGGFDQPLASISDGQGNTFITGTSSATEQPGNEVYTLKLNAEGDVVWQARQSAAPFAAEAGLQLAQDGAQNILVSGTYWNGSDNDLQVLKYDPNGQLVWQQVYSGPAEGIDVPAALTVDSQNNIIVAGFSWSGVSVDYLVIKYDPQGQVVWVARDAGLGDNTWNEPTAVAVDADDNVLVTGYSPNESGYVGYYTIKYDAAGDVLWQQRYDYQHLEEGEEALPTNSLPQAVAIDAQNAVYITGIFDYRGLDRFGTLKYTAAGEQQWVRTYRSPQEFESTRAYNLALHGGDTLYVAGQHNGGFRDDGYAVVAYTTAGDSLWAAETNGMMEVTAPGFVLDAAGRPTVGGKGFFMADSLNFTLGNVASAVTFDLDGTVVQHAVFEQIVADTASLQSLVGLGRDATGAFYLTVHSAYSSLSDVYETVKFAAAPADSLTEPAWQTRYTGPKHASLQMLDMVADGLGNTYVTATYGLFKAEVNRLDIGYALVKYDATGALVWEQTFIGDDVASVEGMRVLVDADNDLRVHLTQLPRTSFDSTLQVIRKYTAAGELAWETQTSLQRAQVVAPRTDAAGNTYLAGTAAETPDGMPTFALVKLDANGTEQWATYYAIDSLPNCGTTNTLLTNDGGMLLAGTASDGETTYLTVLKFNAEGEAVWATPVLTEPNERGTALHLTEDAAGSIYAAGISLNPMEYLNDLVTVKLDAAGQWQWTRRYGEASTDERPYGIRMLTNGDLLVWGYTLNWEIGVKTALMRYTPDGEQAWLTTLEPNFYYRSLETDGEDNSYILQQVLLDPFPQRADLFSITGFSAAALSQVDSTGAFIELHAFAGQAGNPIFPGKMVKNAQEQLVIGGETYNEDFYSFLTLFRSDEGLPTALTDWSTQLPTSWLQQNYPNPFRTRTTIPFTVTERGPVEVSIFDLQGRHLQTVREPVLNPGKHALSVSGAGLRPGVYLYRVTTATTTQSRKMIVD; this is encoded by the coding sequence ATGATCGCCCAGAATGGATGGGCACAACCTTCTTCTGCCGTGCTACGCCACATCAGAGGTGCTTCCGTGGCCTACCAGGCCGGTGTGTTGGGACGCCTCCAGGCACCACACGATTCTACCCGATTAATGCACCGCAATACCGTCGGACAGGCAACCCTTTCCCGAACCGCTGCACCCGGCCTGTTCCCTCAGGCCCTTCCGGACGACTGGCGTCTGGATACTTACTATGCACCGCGCACCCAGGGCGGGTTCGACCAGCCGTTGGCGAGCATCAGCGACGGCCAGGGCAATACGTTTATCACCGGTACCAGCTCGGCGACCGAGCAGCCCGGCAACGAGGTGTACACCCTCAAGCTCAATGCCGAAGGGGATGTTGTGTGGCAAGCCCGGCAATCGGCCGCGCCGTTTGCGGCCGAAGCCGGCTTGCAACTAGCGCAGGATGGCGCTCAGAACATTCTCGTTTCGGGTACTTACTGGAACGGGTCGGACAACGACCTGCAAGTCTTGAAATACGATCCGAACGGACAACTCGTCTGGCAGCAGGTCTACAGCGGTCCCGCCGAAGGAATCGACGTGCCCGCCGCCCTCACCGTCGACAGTCAGAACAATATTATCGTAGCCGGGTTCAGTTGGTCCGGCGTGTCCGTCGACTATCTGGTCATCAAGTACGACCCACAGGGACAGGTCGTGTGGGTGGCGCGCGACGCAGGGCTGGGCGACAATACGTGGAACGAACCGACGGCCGTCGCGGTCGATGCGGACGACAACGTCCTGGTCACGGGCTACAGTCCGAACGAAAGCGGCTACGTAGGGTACTATACCATAAAATATGACGCAGCGGGCGATGTACTCTGGCAGCAGCGCTACGACTACCAGCACCTGGAAGAAGGGGAGGAAGCGCTTCCGACGAATTCGTTGCCGCAGGCCGTTGCTATCGATGCGCAGAATGCGGTGTACATCACGGGTATTTTCGATTATCGGGGCCTGGACCGTTTCGGTACGTTGAAATACACGGCCGCCGGGGAACAGCAGTGGGTGCGTACTTACCGTTCGCCGCAGGAGTTCGAGTCGACGCGGGCCTATAACCTGGCGCTCCACGGCGGCGATACGTTGTACGTGGCGGGGCAGCACAACGGTGGTTTTCGCGACGACGGCTACGCGGTGGTGGCCTACACTACGGCCGGCGATTCGCTCTGGGCGGCCGAGACGAACGGCATGATGGAAGTCACAGCCCCAGGTTTCGTCCTCGATGCCGCCGGACGTCCGACGGTGGGCGGCAAAGGCTTTTTTATGGCCGATAGCCTCAACTTCACACTGGGGAATGTCGCCTCTGCGGTCACGTTCGACCTCGACGGAACGGTCGTGCAGCATGCCGTATTCGAGCAGATCGTGGCCGATACTGCTTCGTTACAAAGTTTGGTGGGCCTCGGCCGCGACGCGACAGGCGCGTTTTACCTGACCGTACACAGTGCCTATTCGTCCCTGAGCGATGTCTACGAAACCGTGAAGTTCGCGGCTGCACCCGCCGATTCGCTGACCGAACCGGCCTGGCAAACCCGCTACACCGGACCCAAACACGCTTCTCTGCAAATGCTCGACATGGTGGCCGACGGGCTGGGCAACACCTACGTCACGGCCACGTACGGCCTGTTCAAGGCCGAAGTCAACCGGCTCGACATTGGCTATGCTCTGGTGAAATACGACGCGACGGGGGCGCTGGTGTGGGAGCAAACGTTTATTGGGGATGACGTGGCATCGGTTGAGGGCATGCGCGTGCTGGTAGACGCCGATAACGACCTGCGCGTTCATCTGACGCAGTTGCCGCGCACCAGCTTCGACAGTACGTTGCAGGTAATCCGCAAATACACGGCCGCCGGAGAACTGGCGTGGGAAACGCAGACGTCGTTGCAGCGGGCACAGGTCGTTGCTCCCCGTACCGATGCCGCCGGAAATACCTACCTGGCCGGAACCGCCGCCGAAACTCCCGATGGAATGCCGACCTTTGCGCTGGTCAAACTCGACGCGAACGGAACCGAGCAGTGGGCGACGTATTACGCGATCGATTCCCTGCCCAACTGCGGCACGACGAACACCCTTCTGACGAACGACGGCGGTATGCTGCTGGCCGGCACCGCTTCGGATGGGGAGACCACTTACCTGACCGTACTGAAATTCAATGCCGAAGGGGAGGCCGTCTGGGCCACACCCGTGCTGACCGAACCCAACGAGCGCGGCACTGCGCTGCACCTGACCGAAGACGCCGCGGGAAGCATCTACGCCGCCGGGATCAGTCTCAATCCGATGGAGTACCTGAACGATCTGGTGACGGTGAAGCTCGACGCAGCGGGGCAATGGCAGTGGACCCGGCGCTACGGCGAAGCTTCGACCGACGAACGGCCTTACGGCATCCGAATGCTGACGAATGGCGATCTGCTGGTGTGGGGCTACACCCTGAACTGGGAAATAGGCGTGAAAACGGCGCTGATGCGCTATACACCCGATGGGGAGCAGGCGTGGCTTACCACCCTGGAGCCGAATTTCTACTACCGTTCGCTGGAAACCGACGGGGAAGACAACAGCTACATTCTCCAGCAGGTCTTGCTGGACCCTTTCCCGCAACGGGCCGATCTGTTCAGCATCACCGGCTTTTCGGCCGCGGCCCTGAGCCAGGTGGACAGCACGGGGGCCTTCATCGAACTGCATGCCTTTGCCGGGCAGGCGGGCAACCCGATTTTTCCGGGAAAAATGGTGAAAAATGCGCAGGAGCAATTGGTGATTGGTGGCGAGACCTACAACGAGGATTTTTATAGCTTTCTGACACTTTTCCGGTCCGACGAGGGGCTTCCGACCGCGCTGACCGACTGGAGCACACAACTGCCGACGTCGTGGTTACAGCAAAACTACCCGAACCCGTTCCGCACGCGCACCACCATTCCCTTCACGGTGACGGAACGCGGTCCCGTCGAAGTCAGCATCTTCGATTTGCAGGGGCGACACCTACAAACAGTGCGTGAACCGGTGCTGAATCCGGGAAAACACGCGCTTTCGGTCTCTGGTGCGGGGTTGCGTCCGGGCGTGTACCTCTACCGCGTGACAACCGCCACCACAACGCAGTCGCGAAAAATGATCGTCGACTAG
- a CDS encoding carboxypeptidase-like regulatory domain-containing protein — MKKLLLLGNLGIMLGLLNCTDPDMPAPADDKKYAAGKVVDTQGRPLSGADIVVSNTQYYNDNILGKTDAAGNYQLEVTPGSWYVIGTIDVTYDNKKYTLDLDPESSDAFAGTEGAVRNFRWKLTGERPDDFGGGGYYGGSMEVIGVLGFFDVDQVELTLEPVMPLIDGSTGQTLRLQPQSSMIEDIPLGKYKITARYLPDNAPMNIRIRDKNQAYGPSVTDSFDPIYPGAEALGIYSITVEVEPN, encoded by the coding sequence ATGAAAAAACTTCTTCTTCTGGGCAACCTCGGTATCATGCTGGGTTTGCTGAACTGTACCGACCCGGACATGCCCGCCCCTGCCGACGATAAAAAATACGCGGCGGGAAAAGTGGTCGATACACAGGGCCGTCCCTTGTCGGGTGCCGACATCGTCGTGAGCAATACGCAGTATTACAACGACAACATCCTGGGGAAAACCGACGCTGCAGGCAACTACCAATTGGAGGTCACGCCGGGTTCCTGGTACGTGATCGGCACGATCGACGTCACCTACGACAACAAGAAGTATACGCTCGATCTGGACCCGGAAAGCAGTGATGCCTTCGCCGGGACAGAGGGAGCGGTGCGCAACTTTCGCTGGAAACTCACCGGTGAGCGACCGGACGATTTCGGGGGTGGAGGCTACTATGGGGGCTCAATGGAAGTGATCGGCGTCTTGGGATTTTTTGATGTGGATCAGGTCGAACTGACGCTGGAGCCGGTCATGCCGCTGATCGACGGCAGTACCGGACAGACCCTCAGGCTACAACCCCAATCTTCGATGATTGAAGACATTCCCCTGGGCAAATACAAAATCACGGCGCGGTACCTGCCCGACAATGCCCCGATGAACATTCGCATCCGCGACAAGAACCAGGCATACGGCCCTTCGGTGACCGACAGCTTTGATCCGATTTATCCGGGTGCTGAAGCGCTGGGTATCTATTCCATTACCGTCGAAGTAGAACCCAACTAA
- a CDS encoding RDD family protein, with translation MEKVSVETTHNVRIDYPLASVGDRIIALLIDLIILVSYGILLTYLIGLLSLPTSGAAFVIYYLPVFLYQLLCEIFLEGQSLGKKLVKIRVVRLDGGAAGVSNYLLRWLLYPVDLLFFGVAAILTILLSGRGQRLGDLAAGTTVIRLKRPAQTFEHPSLANLPADYAPYFPEVVRLDDHDIELVQEVLLAYRRQQQSGPVYALVQRLTETLQTDMKGMNPVEFLKTIVRDYHFIATRPAATQNTTSTGTWG, from the coding sequence ATGGAAAAAGTAAGCGTCGAAACGACCCATAATGTAAGAATTGACTACCCACTGGCGTCGGTAGGTGACCGGATCATCGCATTGCTGATCGATCTGATCATCTTAGTTTCTTACGGAATACTTCTCACGTACCTGATCGGCCTTCTGTCCCTGCCCACCTCCGGGGCAGCATTTGTGATCTACTACCTGCCGGTCTTCCTCTACCAGCTGCTCTGCGAGATTTTCCTGGAAGGGCAAAGCCTGGGCAAAAAGCTGGTTAAAATCCGGGTGGTACGGCTGGACGGCGGGGCCGCCGGGGTGAGCAATTACCTGCTGCGGTGGCTACTCTACCCGGTCGATCTGTTGTTTTTCGGGGTAGCCGCCATCCTGACCATTCTGCTGAGTGGCCGGGGCCAACGTCTGGGCGATCTGGCCGCAGGCACCACGGTCATTCGTCTCAAACGCCCCGCCCAGACCTTCGAACATCCATCACTCGCCAACCTTCCCGCCGATTATGCACCGTACTTCCCCGAAGTCGTGCGCCTCGACGACCACGACATCGAACTGGTACAGGAAGTGCTGCTGGCCTACCGACGGCAACAGCAAAGCGGCCCGGTCTATGCGCTGGTGCAACGCCTCACCGAAACCCTACAGACCGACATGAAGGGCATGAATCCGGTAGAGTTCCTCAAAACCATCGTGCGAGATTACCACTTCATCGCGACGCGTCCGGCGGCGACTCAAAACACGACCTCCACCGGCACCTGGGGATGA
- a CDS encoding sugar phosphate isomerase/epimerase family protein, which translates to MSTLRGQKLGFRKELEVAAQAGYDGVEIWINSLQEYLKQGHTPQEVRRMIGDLGIKVEDAIGFATWIVDDPTTRRKGMDQAKQEMELLAEIGCPRTAAPPMGATEQPGLDLMAAAERYRALLEIGDQTGVVPQLEIWGFSKNLHTLAQVMFVAVASQHPQAHILPDVYHLYRGGSDIASLRLVNGEAIDVFHMNDYPTAPPREQLKDSHRLYPGDGTGPLVEIIKTLYRAGGPKLLSLELFNEAYWKQDALQVAKTGLAKMKAVVEKAMQS; encoded by the coding sequence ATGAGCACCTTACGAGGTCAGAAGCTGGGGTTTCGCAAAGAACTGGAAGTGGCCGCACAAGCCGGTTACGACGGGGTCGAAATCTGGATCAACAGCCTGCAAGAGTACCTGAAACAGGGCCACACGCCGCAGGAAGTGCGCCGGATGATCGGCGATTTGGGTATCAAAGTCGAGGACGCCATCGGGTTTGCGACCTGGATTGTGGACGATCCCACTACCCGGCGAAAAGGCATGGACCAGGCCAAACAGGAAATGGAGTTGCTGGCCGAAATCGGGTGTCCGCGCACCGCTGCCCCGCCAATGGGCGCGACCGAACAACCGGGACTCGACCTGATGGCCGCTGCCGAACGCTACCGTGCTCTGCTGGAGATCGGCGATCAGACCGGCGTGGTCCCTCAACTCGAGATCTGGGGCTTTTCGAAAAACCTGCACACGCTGGCGCAGGTCATGTTCGTCGCCGTTGCGAGTCAACATCCGCAGGCGCACATCCTGCCAGACGTGTACCACTTGTACCGGGGCGGATCGGACATTGCCAGTTTGCGGCTGGTGAACGGTGAGGCTATCGACGTGTTCCACATGAACGATTACCCGACCGCCCCGCCGCGCGAGCAACTGAAAGACAGCCACCGCCTCTATCCCGGCGACGGCACAGGTCCGCTGGTGGAAATCATCAAAACGTTGTACCGCGCGGGAGGACCAAAGCTCCTTTCGTTGGAATTGTTCAACGAAGCCTACTGGAAACAGGACGCGTTGCAGGTCGCCAAGACCGGTCTGGCGAAGATGAAGGCCGTCGTGGAAAAAGCGATGCAGTCGTAA
- a CDS encoding thioredoxin domain-containing protein, with protein MKYRKRWRVWVLCGALVSGCAPQQAQQPPTEKAEQNHLAQARSPYLRQHADNPVHWYEWGPEALAKAQDENKPLLISIGYAACHWCHVMEHESFMDTAVARVMNDHFVAIKVDREERPDVDQIYMEAAQLLSGRGGWPLHAFALPDGRPFYAGTYFPKAQWVEVLQQVAQVYREQHQKIVQQAEGLTQGIRTNDVITLPADTAQAMQQKLYEDLLSAWEPLLDFERGGFKGAPKFPLPVSGEWLLQYHYLTGDEKALAAVTTTLDAMAQGGMYDQIGGGFARYSTDNRWFVPHFEKMLYDNAQLVSLYAHAAQVTENPRYTDIVRETLAFVERELQDENGGFYASLNADSEGEEGKFYVWSADELHEALGANDAQLLAEYYGVTPEGNWEKGRNILYCTTSAATFAQKHGLTESVWTARLAAANRRLREVRNQRERPSTDDKILTGWNALMLKGYVDAYRALGDEAYLHTALRNAHFLEKEMLRQEGGLWRNYRDGRATIPAFLDDYALLADAWIALYQVTFDLHWLTQARALTDYVLAHFQDPTSGLFYYTSDQAENLIARKMELSDNVMPASNSVMAHVLFQLGHYYDQSDYLTMSRTMVQQVQGDLPDGGPYYANWDRLLGLMTYEPYEVAIVGAEAATKRAALQRHYLPTSLFLGGTDENLPLLENKWVAGNTLIYVCRRKVCQQPVTEPLRAWAQLNPVH; from the coding sequence ATGAAGTATCGAAAGCGGTGGCGGGTGTGGGTGCTTTGTGGTGCCCTCGTGAGTGGGTGTGCGCCGCAGCAGGCTCAGCAACCGCCGACCGAAAAGGCCGAACAGAATCACCTGGCACAGGCCCGCAGCCCGTACCTGCGGCAGCATGCCGACAACCCCGTCCATTGGTACGAATGGGGTCCGGAAGCCCTGGCGAAGGCGCAGGACGAAAACAAACCACTCCTGATCAGCATCGGGTACGCGGCCTGCCATTGGTGCCACGTCATGGAACACGAATCGTTTATGGATACGGCCGTGGCGCGCGTGATGAACGACCACTTTGTGGCGATCAAGGTCGACCGCGAAGAGCGTCCCGACGTGGACCAGATTTACATGGAAGCGGCGCAACTTTTGTCGGGCCGGGGCGGCTGGCCGCTCCATGCCTTTGCCCTGCCCGACGGGCGGCCGTTTTATGCGGGCACCTACTTTCCGAAAGCGCAGTGGGTCGAGGTGCTGCAACAGGTCGCGCAGGTGTACCGGGAGCAGCACCAGAAGATCGTGCAGCAAGCCGAAGGGCTTACGCAAGGCATCCGTACGAACGACGTGATTACCCTGCCCGCCGATACCGCCCAAGCCATGCAACAGAAACTGTACGAAGACTTGCTGTCGGCCTGGGAGCCGCTGCTCGATTTCGAGCGGGGAGGCTTCAAGGGCGCGCCAAAATTCCCTCTGCCGGTAAGCGGCGAGTGGCTGTTGCAGTACCATTACCTGACGGGTGATGAAAAAGCGCTGGCGGCCGTCACCACCACGCTGGACGCGATGGCACAGGGGGGAATGTATGACCAGATCGGCGGCGGCTTCGCACGTTATTCGACTGACAACCGGTGGTTTGTGCCGCATTTTGAAAAGATGTTGTACGACAACGCGCAACTCGTGAGTCTGTACGCCCATGCGGCTCAGGTAACCGAAAATCCGCGCTACACCGACATAGTTCGGGAAACGCTGGCGTTTGTGGAACGTGAACTGCAGGACGAAAACGGTGGCTTTTATGCGTCGCTCAACGCCGACAGCGAAGGTGAAGAGGGCAAGTTTTACGTCTGGTCGGCCGACGAACTACACGAAGCGCTCGGCGCAAACGACGCGCAATTGCTGGCTGAATACTACGGCGTGACGCCGGAAGGAAACTGGGAAAAGGGCCGCAACATCCTGTACTGCACAACATCGGCAGCGACGTTTGCCCAAAAACATGGCCTGACGGAATCGGTGTGGACGGCTCGGCTCGCTGCGGCGAACCGTCGGCTGCGGGAAGTGCGCAACCAGCGCGAGCGCCCTTCGACCGACGACAAAATCCTGACCGGCTGGAACGCGCTGATGCTGAAGGGCTACGTGGACGCCTACCGGGCGTTGGGAGACGAGGCGTACCTGCACACGGCGTTGCGCAACGCACATTTTCTGGAAAAGGAGATGTTGCGGCAGGAGGGAGGGCTGTGGCGAAACTACCGGGACGGCAGGGCTACGATTCCGGCGTTTCTGGACGACTATGCATTGCTGGCCGACGCCTGGATCGCCCTTTATCAGGTGACCTTCGACCTGCACTGGCTGACGCAGGCGCGTGCCCTGACCGACTACGTTCTGGCCCATTTTCAGGACCCGACCAGCGGGCTGTTCTACTACACGTCCGATCAAGCCGAAAACCTCATCGCCCGCAAAATGGAGCTGTCCGACAACGTGATGCCCGCTTCCAATTCGGTGATGGCCCACGTCCTGTTTCAGTTGGGTCACTATTACGATCAATCCGACTACCTGACGATGAGCCGCACGATGGTGCAACAGGTGCAAGGGGACCTCCCGGACGGTGGTCCTTACTACGCCAATTGGGATCGCCTGCTGGGCCTGATGACCTACGAACCTTACGAAGTGGCGATTGTGGGAGCCGAGGCGGCAACAAAACGTGCCGCGCTGCAACGCCACTACCTGCCGACGAGTCTGTTTTTGGGGGGAACGGACGAAAACCTACCGTTGCTGGAAAACAAATGGGTAGCGGGAAACACCCTGATTTACGTCTGTCGGCGCAAGGTGTGCCAACAACCTGTGACAGAGCCTCTTCGGGCATGGGCGCAACTCAACCCCGTGCACTGA